The nucleotide window ATTCTTATAAATCGATTGTAAATGTTGTGATTGTTCCAATAGTTCATCAATCTCTCGATTCGCCATATCAGCTGACTGCACAGAAAGCTTGTAGCTCGCCGGCACTTCTCCAATCCCAATTCGATACTGCAAGAAATCAGGGCTCTCAAGCGTCCGCTCCCATAGTCGGTCTGACACCTGGCTCGTCATGTATTTCATACGTTCGAAAGTGGGGTAATGGAAGGTCATGACCTCACGTTGCTTATCGGCTAAGTCCTGCAATTCGACCCGCTTTGTTTCCAAATACTGTGTGTATACACGTTTCCGACGCTTCTTCTCTTCTTTGGATTTTTTCTTGTCTTTGAAATATTGCACGGTTGAAGTAATCAACGTTGTGGTAAACATGACAATGGACACAATGATGAAGATTCCTCTTGGAATCAGTAACGCCACGAGTCCCATCACAATTAACATCATGAGTGGTGGCAGAATAATTAGCCAAAGACTACGCCCCGATTGCCTCGATTCCTGGCTCGGAAAGGAGAACTGAACCTCATCGTTAGGTGGTTCATATACCATTCTTGGCGTACGGCGATACATGGGGTACTTCTTCTCCATCTCAGACTGAGGGACTTTGGTTCGTTGTAAGGAAGTCGGGGTCTCTTCCTTTGATTGAACTTGTAATAAGTCTTCTTCAATGAATGTCCATACAGTCCCATTTACAAAGCAAACATCCCCAACATGAACAATACAGGACTCTTCTACGATCGCTCCGTTCACATATAGGAATAGCCCCTGTGGCTTTACCTTCCATCCTGTTGGATGACGTTCTACTTCTACTTGCCCTTCTTCACGGAATGGATAAATCGGTAAAGTTACTTCTCCACCCTCCGTAGATAAGGTGAATTGTTGATGTGTTCCGACATAGAACGTTTCCGTAATAGGGGCTGATGATGTAAAGAGAAACGTTACATCTATTGAGCCAATCGTGACTGACGTTACCTCATTTGGAGGAATCGATACGAATGGACGCTCGTCTTTCAATAATTCCAGTTCACCGTTAGTCGAATGAACACGTAGCTCCTGCTCCTTTAGGTTTACGCCACTTAACGTAACCGTGTCTTGCACTCGATTTCCAATCGTCATCGTTCGTTCTTCTTGATGAGAGAGTTTAATAGATTGATAGGTATTGTCGTGAAATACCCATAAGGTGTTCATGCTGTCACCGCCTCTTTCAATCGGTTTCCACTCATCCATTATGAGTTTGTTCCTTCATTTTCTTCTTGTTCTTCTCGTTCTTCTTCATAATCCTTCAGCTCACGTTCAATCTCATCAAGCTCTTGTTTTCTTTCCTCACTACTCAAATCCCGGTTCGCTTTTACCTGTTCTCGATACTTTAATAGACCGAACATGATTAAATCTCTGTCTTCAAGAAAGCGAGCTACCTCTAAAGCTTCTTCTGCCTGCCCCCTGCCAATTTGAATCCAGTACTCATAATAATCAGGGTCAGATTGCAATGACACGCTGTTCATGACCGTTTCCTTCTGGTCTTCTGTTAGCGACTCATTGGTTATGTAAGATACGGCTAGCTCATATTGACTCACCTTTGGAATTCGCTCAATTGGATAAGGTTGCAATGCAGTGACAACTTCACTGTACTCATCCTTAAGAAAGCTTTCCTGCGCTGCTACAATTTGGTCTTGCTTCGGCTGAAGAAAGAATAGGGAGTAAATGCTGTACACCATAACAGGCAAGAGAATAATGGACACACCGAGCAACGCGAACCGATTTGTTTTCCATTTCTTATGAGTGACTTGAATATAACTTGACTCCTGTTGACGCAAGTCCTCTATTCTGTTCTCAAGGATTTCGATTAGTTGCTGAAACGTCTTCGCTTCGACAACCTTCTGTGCCAGATCAGACAATTTAAGCGTTTCATAGAAACGTAAATATTGAATAAAGGAATACGCCGGAGCTACAAGTGCAGCTACAAGTGCTCGTGTTTCATAAAGCAGTTGTTCGTTATCTCGTTCGTACGGAGGAAGACTCTCTTTTACTCCGTAATGAAGTAAATAAGGCTTTAACCCACGGTCAAACACCATATTCTCTGGACTTACAATTGGGTGGAGTCTACGAATAGAATGCCCCTCAACCTCTTTCACAAGTCGATAAGCACTCATGGCACGTTCCTTCTCCCCCTCCTTAAGGACATGCTGGAAACGAACATAGGACTGAGGGACAACATGCTCAATCGAGACATCATCTTCTCCCATTTTGATTGTCTTCTTTATATGTGGATGAAGATCACGAAGCACATGTACTTCCTCTAATTCGTCCATTTTCACCTTCTCTTGTTGAAACTGAAAGGTGATGACCGATGCTTCCTCATGAATCTCCGCTTCTAATTGCTCCTCTAAATACGTTCGTTCATCTTGTGACATTCCGGATAGCTCCTTCACAAAATTTCAATTCGATCCCCCGTCAGTACACCCGCATCCACAAGTCGTTCATTTCCTGGTAGAACGACCCGCTTATTCGAAATACGGACCCAGTATCCTTGCCGGGGTGGGGTTTGGAATTTCTTAAGTTGCCAAACCAAATCTACGAGCTGTTTAATCGTATGGTAATTTGATAATCTTAAATCAAATGAGTCACCTGATTCGTAGTGAGACACATCAATCGTTATTTCTATGTACAATCGAAATTCACCTCATTAAGGAGGGAGCGCTCATGGAATAAGCGCTCCCTCACCAATCATTATGCTTGGATTAGCCGCGGATTTGGTTCGCAACTTGTGTATCAGCGTCTTCAAGCGCACGCGCAGTATTCGTTAACTGAGCAGCAACATCTTCAAGAAGTTGTTGAATTTGAATGACTGAAGGACGAAGGGACTGGTACTGTTCACCGAATGCACGACTAGATTCACCTTCCCAAATTCCTTCAAGTTCTTGAATCATGCTGTCTAGACGAGAGATTTGCTCCCCTACTTGACCTGCTTCATTTGAGTAGCGACCTGACATGCTTACTAATTCTTCTGGTGTTAAACGAATATTCCCTGCCATCTTAATCTCTCCCTTTGTTAAATTTGGCAACCTTCTTTATATGAATCAGATTACCCAACGACCAAATTGAGACGAACGTCTCCATAGGTTTTTCACACATGTTGCAATTGCCTTACGCATTCTCCTACATCGTTCTCTTAAATTCGGTACATATTACCAATAACATATATACCCAGACTACAGAAGACAAAACCTAAATTGTAATAAAAATCCAAACTTCTATCCTACGCAGGTTTCATTTCAATATAGGAACTTAGAACTACCACGCAACTCTTCTACAGGTACAAAGGCTGTATAAATGAAATGAACAGCCATTCAATCTTTAACAACTCGCTATTGAACCCCATAAGAAAAAGCCCAGCTTCTGCTGAGCTTTGCAACCTTCCTTTGAACTAATTGTTAGAGGTAAGTCTATCCTTATACTGGGGTAGACTGCGCTCTTTTCACAAATGTAATTTCATCTTCCACAACCCCACAAGCTCCACATTGCACGCGAAGTTTCGTCCCATTGTATTTCATATGCATGGGTGGAGTCTCATTGACTTCATACTCTTCCACGAGTTCCCCAGATTGCGGGTTCAACTTCACTGGCTTTACCACTTGCTCAATAAGATTGAAACGTGTACGATTTGTTTTGCAGTTCGGGCATAGATATGCTTGCATTCATCGTCACCTACCTGAAGGTTTTCTCATAGTTTGTGCAAGCAGTGAAAAGACTATGTATGAAATGTAGTGGATGGATCGTAGCGTTGAGAGAAATCGCCTCAGTTAAATACTCGCTTAAACACGTAACTCACCCGGTCATACCCCATCTGTTCCTCATAGAAATCGTGCGCTCCGTGGCGACTTAGCCCAGAAGAGAGAGCAACGCTTGTAAAGGCATGCTGACGGGCCCAATCTTCTACATAACTAAGCAGAATCTCCCCTAGACCCTTGGAACGATGCATTTCATCTGTTACCAAATCGCACACCCATACAAACCGTCCATAATACAAAGTCGTCATCGGCTTGAATCCGACTACGGATACAATAGCTCCGTTCATGGAGTAAGCAACTAGATGATAACGGTCGACTTCCATCGCTTCCCGTACGAGGGCTTTATATTCCTCTTCTTCTAAATGCGTCCGTAGTTGACGCATAATCGGATAAGCCGATAAAATTTCTTCGTCACGATGTAAATGATGAATCATGTTCCATCCCCCTTTTACACAATTTAACACAAGGAGGTCTACCTGCCTATGTACGTCCGACCCTTTCGACGAGAGGATTTATCGGCATGTTTACACATTTTCCATGAGGCTGTTCACCGTACAACTGGAAAGGACTATTCAGCTCATCAGCGTGAGGCATGGGCCCCTGATCCGATACCAGAAGCCATGAAAGCACGTTGGTTACATACTTTTCTTCAGCATAGGAGCTTTGTAGCAATTGAAGGGTCTGATGTGATTGGATTTGCTGACATGAATGAATCTGGCTACGTTGACCGGATGTACGTGCATCCATTCTTTCAACGAAAGAGCGTTGCGACCTTATTGCTACACCGCCTTGAAGAAGAAGCCCATGACTTATTAATCGAGACATTGTCTACACACGCAAGCTTCACCGCCCTCCCCTTCTTTAAACAGCACGGTTTCAAAGAAGTGGATACACAAACAGTAACCATTAACGGAGCCTCCCTTTCCAATGTAGCTATGACGAAAGCACTGAGACATTTAGACGATTAGTCTAATTTAAAAGCAGGTATAGTACTAGTAATCATGTACGGATTGCAATTCTTCATTTGCCACTTCATCGTGAGTTCAATCAATTACACTAATTCACTTATCGTCTCCATGTATAACGAACCGTTCGTCTGTCTACACTTAAAGTAATGACTAAATTTTCAGACATTAATAGGAGGTTGAACCATGGAGGGAAACTTTACTAAAGGATGTGCGTGGGGTGTGTTGCTTAGTCTGCCTTTATGGGGCATCATCATTGCACTCGTTAAATTCGTCTTGAAATAGAAAAGGAGCGCTAGCTTATCAAGCCACGCGCTCCTTTTTTGTGTTATTGTATTTCTTGCTTCCAATTCTTATAATCATGAATGGCAATACCTGCGTACCCCGCTTCTTTCCTTAACTCTTTATTGAGTTTAGTAAGTTCAGACGTCAACGCCTCTGATCCTTTCCCATAGAAGGTAGTGTGGTCGCCTTCTGAGGTATTAATAATGTTCACTGCCACTACGAGTGAGTGGTTGTTGTCCGATGCTTCCTCCATTAGTGGGGTCACAATACTCTTAATGCTGTTCGGGCCTGTGGCTTGATCACGGTAAGCCATCACAGTCATGGAATCCAATTGTCCAAGCATCCAGTTACTTAACGTTTCGTCACCATTTGGCACAGTAATCTTATGAATCCAGAATGGGAAGTCGCCACTTACCATCAGGGAATCATCTTCTTTCACTTGCTGAACAAGTGCTTCAACATTTCCCATCCAGTCTTTCACGACCTGTTCTTGGTTTCCTTCCCACTTCGGAAGCAAATACGGCTCTATATCCACATGAATCCCTTGGAACTGCGCCTCTTCAGGTACGTTCTCGTTATAAGTCTGTACGATAGAAGCAAAGCCTTGAACAGTACGCTTATGCTTTGATAACGCCCAGTTAGGGTCTCCTCCTAACGCGAAGACTTCTATATCACGCTTACCAGCTTCTTCAATGAAATCCCGGTACTGCTCTGGACGGAAATCTTTCGTACTGACATGCACATAAATACGGTTTATCCCTTCTTGCTTGGCGAATTCCACCACTTCTTGAGGCGATTCTTCTACTGAAGACGTATCCCAAATCCATGTTGCCTTCACTCGGTCTTGATTTCCACCCACAGTCATCCACACTCCTAATGAAACGAAAAGAGCTAGCAGAACTAGCCCTTTCCCCAAACGTTTCCGATTCATTCTGACACTCCTTCTATGAAGTCGTGCTTGCATACGGCATTTTGCAAACATCGTAGGTCATGGAATAGTTATGAATCTTTGTAGAGGCTTCTGCCTTAAAATCCATAATATCGACATTTGGTCCAATGACACAACGCTCGCCAATGATTGTTTGGCCACGTAAGTGAACACGGGGTTCGATCTTAGAATCTCGTCCCACAACGACGTCTGCTCCAATATAGGTGGAGGATGGGTCAATAATGGTGACTCCGTTATTCATATGCAGCTCTAGAATTCGTTCTCGCATCATATGCTCTGCCCTTGATAACTGGATACGGTCATTGACACCAAATCCTTCTTCGACTCGACTCGTACTCGTTGCAGAGATTGTATGACCCGCCTTCTTTAGAATCTCAATAACGTCTGGCAGGTAGTATTCACCTTGAACATTATCCGTACTTACATTATCCAGCGCTTCGAACAAGAGTTCATTATCAAAGCAGAACATGCCTGTATTGATTTCAGTAATCGCCTTTTCTTCTTCAGTGGCGTCTTTGTGTTCAACGATTCTTGCTACGTCACCTGTATCATCACGAACGATACGACCATATCCAGTGGCATCATCAACAAGGCTAGTTAGAATCGTAGCCGCTGCCCCCGTCTCACGGTGATAGTTAGCGAGATTCGCTAAGGTGCGCTCCGTAATTAAAGGCGTGTCCCCTGTTAGAATTAGCGTGGTGCCTGGTTTACCAGCAAGGTCATCCTTCGCCATCATAACGGCATGGGCTGTGCCAAGCTGTTCCTCTTGAAGCGCATAGCGGACACTGTCTCCTACATGTTCTTGGATCATCTCAGCTTTGTGACCAACGACCGTAACAATCTCACTTACTGAAATCGCGCGTAGCCTATCAATAATGTGCTGAACCATCGGCTTCCCACATACAGGGTGAAGGACCTTTGGCAAGTCAGATTTCATTCGTGTCCCTTTGCCAGCTGCAAGCACAACTGCATACGTTTCATTCATCTTGTTCTCCACCTTTCTCGTATTCTCCCTATTTATACATTCACAAATGGTTTCAAATCGTCCATAATCTCGTTTAGCAATTCTTTATCTTGGCTAATCTCACCATTATGCACCTGAGCGTTGACTTTCTCCATTAAACCAAGTAAACAATACTGACTTAACTCTGTCTTTGGTCGCTCTTTGCTTTCGTTCATTATTCTACCGTTACACTCTTCGCTAGATTACGAGGTTTATCTACATCGTTGCCTAGTTCAAGCGCTGTATAATAGGAAATGAGCTGTAGGGGTACAACAGATAGAATTGGTGTAAGGAGTGCATGCGTAACTGGGATGTAGCATGTTTCGTCTACATATTGCCAAATTTTCATGTTCCCTTCTAGCGCTACACCAAGCACTTGTGCACCGCGGGCTTTCACTTCTTGAATGTTTCCTAGCATCTTCTCATACACTTCTTCTTGTGTGTTAAGCGCAACGATTGGCGTTCCTTCCTCAATTAAGGCAAGCGTGCCGTGCTTCAACTCACCAGCAGCATAAGCTTCTGAGTGAATATAAGAGATCTCTTTCAGCTTCAGAGAACCCTCAAGTGATACCGCATGGTCAATTCCACGACCCAGGAAGAATACGCTCTTCGCATCCTTAATGGATTCCGCGTACCAGCGAAGACCTTTCGTATGCTCAAGGATTTCTGTAATTTGGTCCGGTGTTTGTTGTAAGGATTGTACAAGTTCGTTTCGATACTCGGCTGTAATTTGCTCTTTCAACTGAGCCATGTAAATCCCAATCAAGTAGAAGGAAAGAATTTGCGTTGTATACGCCTTGGTAGAGGCCACTGCAATTTCAGGTCCTGCATTCGTTAGAATAACTTGGTTTGCCTCGCGGGCGATGGAGCTTCCGACTACGTTCGTAATCGCAAGTACTTGTGCGCCTAGCTTTTGGCTTTCACGCAGCGCTGCCAACGTGTCTGCTGTCTCCCCGGATTGGCTAACCACAATGACAAGTGTCTTTTCATCTACAATTGGGCGACGGTAACGGAACTCAGATGCTACTTCTACATCAACTGGAGTACGTGTTAGTTCTTCAATAACAGATTTACCGATTAATCCTGCATGATAAGCCGTTCCGCAAGCAACAATGCTTACTTTATTCCAGCCGTTCACTTTATCCTTCGTCCACTGCAACTCATCAAATACAATAGAACCATTCTCCGAATTCACACGACCTGCCATCGTATTTTGAAGAGCTTTCGGCTGCTCATGAATCTCTTTCAGCATGAAATGGTCGTATCCATTCTTCTCCGCCTGTTCCATATCCCAATCTACAACGAAGAAGTCGCGTGTAATTGGATTTCCAGTAACCGTTTCAAGCAGGGACACGTGGTCTTTAGTCAGGACAGCCATTTCCCCGTCTTCTAGAATGTGCATGTTACGTGTATGTTCTAGAATAGCCGGGATATCAGAACTGATGAAGTTTTCATTCTCACCTGCACCGATAATCAGTGGGCTTGATTGACGTACTGCAAATACTTTCCCTGGTTCATGCTTCGTCACAATCGCTAGCGCATAAGCTCCGTCAATGCGTTTAATTGCTTGTTGAATCGTTGAGATCATATCGTCGTCGTAAAGGTGCGTAAACAAGTGGGCAACGACTTCAGAATCCGTCTCAGATTTGAAAACGTAGCCTAAGTCTTTAAGCTCTGCTTTCAAGTCTAAGTAGTTTTCGATTATACCGTTGTGAACAACTGCAAAGTCTTGGTCTTTATCTGTGTGTGGGTGAGAGTTCGCATCACTCGGCGCTCCGTGAGTAGCCCAGCGTGTGTGACCGATTCCAACCGTTCCTGTTAATGGAGAAGTACCGAGCTGATCTTCTAAGTTCTGAAGGCGACCTTCTGCTTTACGTACGCCGATGGATTCACCGTTATAAACAGCAATGCCTACAGAATCATAGCCACGATATTCAAGCTTTCCTAGTCCATTTGTAAGTATGTTTTGAGATTCCTTTGTCCCGATATAACCAATGATTCCGCACATGATGATTCATCTCCCTTTTATAAGTTACGTATTTGTATTAAGTGTACGACTAGAGGAAAGACGGGAAAGGCTCCTCACCCTTCCCTCCCCTTATATAACCTTGAGATTCTATACTTTACTTAAAGCGCTACGGAGTGGGCTTCGCGTTTGTTGACTTTAGAAGCGGTTCCTAGCTTGTGGATGTGTGGCATGTCGAATTGTTCGAATGCGTTACGTGTATCCACGATTGGAACACCAAGGTCTGCAATCGCTTCGTAATCAAAGTCACTATGGTTCGTTACAAGGACAACGGCGTCGTATTGCTTGATTTCATCTAGACTGTTCTGAATTGAGCGAACCACTTCTCCTTCATCATCAATGAAGCTATGAGCGTGTGGGTCTAGATAGTCTACATTCGCACCATTCTCTTTATAGAGTTCGTATAAATAAAGGCCTGGGGATTCGCGCAGGTCACTGATGTTCGGCTTGTACGCCATTCCAAGAATTAGAATTTTCGAGCTGTTGATCGATTTCCCGTAAACATTCAATACTTGAGATGTTTTGCTTACGACTACATCTGGCATATTGTTGTTGATGGACTGGGCAAGGTCGATAAACTTGCTGTAGAAGCGGAAGCCTTTCGCTTTCCAAGACAGATACATTGGGTCTAGCGGAATGCAGTGACCGCCAATCCCTGGTCCTGGCTGGAATTTCATAAATCCAAATGGCTTCGTAGCTGCTGCATCAATTACTTCCCACACGTCGATATCCATGCGTTCACACATCATGGCAATTTCATTCACGAAGGCAATGTTTACGCTACGGAACGTATTCTCAAGTAGCTTGGACATTTCCGCAACTCGCGGAGAAGACACTGGTACAACGTTCCCAATGTAGTTGCTATAAAGCATCGTACCAACTTGGTTACAACGCTCTGTTACGCCGCCCATTACTTTCGGCATGTTGTGCGTGTTATACGTGTCATTACCTGGGTCAACACGTTCAGGAGAATAACAAAGGAAGAAGTCTTTGCCTGCTTCAAGCCCCATCTTGTTTAACTCAGACAAGATTAGCTCCTCTGTTGTACCAGGGTACGTTGTACTTTCTAGTGTAATGAGCGTGCCCTTCTTAAGATAAGGCTTCACATTATCGATAACACTTGTAATATATGAAGTGTCCGGGTCTTGGTTCTCACTTAATGGAGTTGGTACGCAGATGCTAATGGCATCAAGCTCTTTCGCAACACTGTAGTCTGTTGTAGCAAGGAAACGATCTGTCTCAAGTGCTTCTTTGACGTCATCACTTGATACATCGTTAATGTAGGACTCACCGTTACGTAGGTTATTGACTTTGTTCTCTGACAAATCAATTCCACATACAGTAAATCCAGCTTTCACCATTTCAACGGCAAGTGGTAAGCCGACATAGCCTAGTCCCACTACTCCGATATTCGCCGTCTTCGTCTCAATCTTGTGTACCAGTTGGTTGTAATAATCCATCATTTCATATCCCTCCATATAGTAGTTACGTAGTCTTTGTTATTGAGCAGGGGTTAACAAACGCTTTACTCTTGCTTCTAATTCAATCAGTGAAAAAGGCTTCGTCATGTATTCGGCTACCCCATAATCGAACGTGCGCTTCATATCTTCTTCTTGCTGCTTATTCGTTAGAACCACAACCTCTGGTGTATGCGTCCGGTCCATCGTTCGAACTTGTTCGATAAATTGATAGCCACCGAGTGCAGATAAGTTCAACTCCGTAATGACTAAATCTGGACGTGTAGCCTCACACTGCTTAACCCCCTCCTTTCCATCTAAAGCAGTATGTACGGTATATCCTTTGTTCTGCATATATGACGTAAGCAATTGCAATACTTTCACATCGCTGTCTACGAGCAGAATCGTCTTTTCTTCGTGCGTCGCTCGGAGCTCAGGTTCAAACGTTTCAATCCCAGCTCCTGTTTCATTTTCTTCGATCATTTTCCACACCATCCCAAACATCAATTGTTCTCTCTGATGACGACAAGTCGTACAACTTCCAATGAGTACTCGCTTTGGATTTCGGCCACGAGTCTCCAAGAATCCCTTTATGAATAACACCATATGATGCGTCTCGGCATGCCTTTGATGGTTGACTAGAATGGCAAGTAGCCCTTCTTCTTCGTCATAGCTTAGGTGATGATCACCATCTGGATACACAGAAACGAGTTTATTGCGTAGATTCACTATGGTTGCTTCGTTTAGTTGGATGCGAAGGAGCATTAGTCCACATGAGCCATTATGATTCCCGTTTAAATGCAAGAACCGATGGAACGCATCCATTATGCGTAAGCCAAGAACTTCATCTGCCATCACATCACCCTCTCTACAACTCTAGGATTAAGCTGACTTGTTATCCTCTGCGTTCCAGCTCGTTCGAACCATTGTGCCCCATGTGTTGTTCTTCTTGAAGAAGTCAATGTGGCCAAGGAAACGCCATAGGATTCCTAACTGGCGATAACCGAAGAACATAAGAACGGTGTAACCAAACATCTTGAAGAAGTCTTTCACTTTCGGGAAACGTTGGAAGGCTAACTCCTCTAATAAGAGCGATCCTAGACCAAGTAGCGATCCATAAAGAACGTTAATTAAACTAAAGACAAGGAGCACGGTCCATCCAGACATGTCCATAAATCCATATCCAATTAGCGCAAGGATACCGGTAATTCGGAAGTAAGGACTTAACGTCTCAAATATAATGTTGTAGGGTACTGTAATCCATCCCATAATCTTGTACTTCGGGCGCATGAACATGAAGATTCCTTCTTCAAGCATGTTCTTCAAGTTTCCGCGCCCCCACCGCTTCCGTTGACTGCCAAGAATCTTGAAGGTGTCAGGAGCTTGGGTCCAACAGACCGCATCTGGACAGAAATCAATCTTATACGGGAGGTTATTGTCGAGCATATAACGGTGCAGCTTAATAATGATGTTCATGTCCTCACCTGGATAACCACCACGATAGCCACCCACTTTAATGACATAGTCCTTACGGAACACGCCGAACGCACCGGAAACAATAATCAATCCGTTCACGCGACTCCAACCAATACGTCCACCTAGGAAGGCTTTGATGTACTCTACCGTCTGGAGCATTGGAAGCAACTTCTTCGGTAAATTCATTTCCTTCACTACGCCATTTTCAATGCGGCATCCATTTGCGATTCGGACGTTACCGCCAATCGCAACATATTCCTCAGGGTTCTCCATGTACTTTCTCGCAATTCGAATCAGTGCGTCTTGTTCCAGCAGTGAATCTGCATCAATGGATGAGATCAACTCATAGTTTGATAGGTTGATTCCTGCGTTAAGCGCATCTGCTTTACCACCATTTTCTTTGTCGACGACATATAAGTTCGGATAGCTCGGGTTATAGTAGATTCCTTTCACTTTCGCAGTCGCAATAGTGTCCTTCATGGCAGAAGGCTTATAGTACGTCAGATTGAACTCTTCTACTAACACGCCAACCGTATCGTCAGGTGA belongs to Pontibacillus halophilus JSM 076056 = DSM 19796 and includes:
- a CDS encoding glycosyltransferase family 2 protein yields the protein MRELLFGYGIFAMYYVLFINTLYFGIILFSFRNIFGIIKSTNYSKYRSLSGSKQVPPISILVPAYGEELTIIESVRSLLALHYPEHEVIVVNDGSPDDTVGVLVEEFNLTYYKPSAMKDTIATAKVKGIYYNPSYPNLYVVDKENGGKADALNAGINLSNYELISSIDADSLLEQDALIRIARKYMENPEEYVAIGGNVRIANGCRIENGVVKEMNLPKKLLPMLQTVEYIKAFLGGRIGWSRVNGLIIVSGAFGVFRKDYVIKVGGYRGGYPGEDMNIIIKLHRYMLDNNLPYKIDFCPDAVCWTQAPDTFKILGSQRKRWGRGNLKNMLEEGIFMFMRPKYKIMGWITVPYNIIFETLSPYFRITGILALIGYGFMDMSGWTVLLVFSLINVLYGSLLGLGSLLLEELAFQRFPKVKDFFKMFGYTVLMFFGYRQLGILWRFLGHIDFFKKNNTWGTMVRTSWNAEDNKSA